One segment of Niabella beijingensis DNA contains the following:
- a CDS encoding TetR/AcrR family transcriptional regulator, with protein MGRKSLKETRQKQIIKAFYKLAKKEGLENASIAKTADLLKINPSLVIHYFKTKEHLVYGLVEYILDRYLLIFDVPEVVQGNSKKKLLAVIDNIFSHKWNTLFDDSVSYSCYALAFRDKTIKKKYKMLLDTLRKNLEALIIECKENGYLEVSNTAAVADLVFILVDGAYYYLSLVSDKNEYEKKLTTYKKRAIGLLNFTGSAAS; from the coding sequence ATGGGGCGAAAAAGTCTGAAAGAGACCCGGCAAAAACAAATCATCAAAGCTTTCTATAAGCTTGCCAAAAAAGAAGGATTGGAAAATGCGTCGATCGCAAAAACGGCGGATCTGTTAAAGATCAATCCCAGTCTGGTGATCCATTATTTTAAAACCAAGGAGCACCTCGTGTACGGGCTTGTGGAATACATCCTCGACCGGTACCTGCTGATCTTTGATGTTCCGGAGGTCGTCCAGGGCAATTCCAAAAAAAAGCTGCTGGCCGTTATCGACAACATCTTCTCCCACAAATGGAACACGCTTTTTGACGACAGCGTGTCCTATAGCTGCTATGCCCTTGCCTTCCGGGACAAAACCATCAAGAAAAAATACAAGATGCTGCTGGATACCCTCCGGAAAAACCTGGAGGCATTGATTATTGAGTGTAAAGAGAACGGTTATTTGGAGGTCAGCAATACAGCCGCCGTGGCCGATCTTGTTTTTATCCTGGTAGACGGCGCCTATTATTACCTGAGCCTGGTGAGCGATAAAAATGAATATGAAAAAAAGCTGACCACGTATAAAAAAAGAGCCATAGGACTGCTGAACTTTACGGGTTCTGCTGCCTCCTGA
- a CDS encoding SusC/RagA family TonB-linked outer membrane protein, with the protein MTRSIYLVLLLILLPAASALAQTKKITGTVRSAKDSSSLPAVSITIKGTNKGVITTTTGNYSITCAHEDILVFSSLGYTAMELPVGNRSELTVYLDPSDQNDLSEVVVTTALGIKKQQKAIGYAVQEVSGQSLEKTKTPTAMGALVGKVAGLKIANTTDLFRNPGIELRGKAPLIVIDGIPDPNADPYKVNADDIESITVLKGTAAGALYGQMGINGAILYTTKRGKKGVLSVDVNSSTMFQTGYTVVPKVQTQYGAGDAGKYAYIDGSGGGVEGAGWIWGPRLDQRDPNTPSGFVELPQYNSPYDPDQNYTVTFADGTTATSHYKPIPWVSKGSNNIKNFFRTGILSTNSVAASAGSDKGSYRVSANHIYQRGVVPNTEVNNSSFSIGGTYALTKQLNVDAKLTYNKEYSANYPTVGYGPPNILYNLLLWIGPDIDITDLKNYWVKGKEGLQQRNYNLSWYNNPYFVANELLNGYKKDNSFGQVTFDYQIGRDFSLKFRNGFNQYSEVSDLKEPYSYIAYSYISKGNYSVTNSTYFDIASDLILNYKHRFSDNFNINATAGGANTYRNFKSAFATTDGLSIPGLYNLNNSQNPLKGSNNLQERRTASLYATLDIETLKFLYFSFTGRYDKASTMPVDNNAYFYPSAGISAVLSDALKLPDFISFLKTRASWAKVNTGFIDKNDAYAHLLTYGIGPKWNNVPSLVWPNTYISADLIPSTVESGEYGLALGLLKNRINIDATFFRNKEYNGFTTVRQSLASGYSGLFQNADVYVRKGWEFVVSGSPVQNAAFRWETTLNFSNSHLWLKDATLNPEGFVGNIKEGDRTDRVFITNSQTPDGQAIYKSNGFESFDANPHFFGNSDAKWIYGWQNTFRYKDVSLSFSFDGRLGGLIYSTTNQKMWWGGTSPGTVNQYRDDANAGKATYVGPGVVVTEGEVTYDRRGQIISDTRKYAPNTTAVNYITFMQSTSGGMLNNYFFYEGTYLKMRELVLTYNLPANWIKRVFKSASVSLIGNNLFILSKLPNVDPDAERDDLQTPSMRSMGININLKF; encoded by the coding sequence ATGACCAGATCCATTTATCTTGTGCTGCTGCTCATCTTATTGCCTGCTGCATCGGCGCTGGCCCAGACAAAGAAAATAACCGGGACGGTACGTTCTGCGAAGGACAGTAGTTCTCTACCCGCAGTTTCCATAACAATAAAGGGAACGAATAAGGGTGTTATTACAACCACAACCGGGAATTATTCCATTACCTGCGCCCACGAGGATATACTCGTATTTTCCTCACTGGGTTATACAGCGATGGAATTGCCCGTAGGAAACCGCTCGGAATTGACGGTATACCTGGATCCGAGCGACCAGAATGACCTGAGCGAAGTGGTGGTTACCACAGCGTTGGGCATTAAGAAACAACAGAAGGCGATAGGCTATGCGGTACAGGAAGTCAGCGGACAATCGCTGGAAAAGACCAAGACCCCGACAGCTATGGGAGCCCTGGTGGGAAAGGTAGCCGGACTGAAGATAGCGAATACCACTGACTTATTCCGAAATCCGGGTATAGAATTGAGGGGTAAAGCTCCTCTTATCGTTATCGATGGTATACCTGACCCCAATGCCGATCCGTATAAAGTGAATGCCGATGATATCGAAAGCATCACCGTTCTTAAAGGAACGGCGGCAGGGGCCCTGTATGGTCAAATGGGAATTAATGGCGCGATACTTTATACCACAAAAAGGGGAAAGAAAGGTGTATTGAGTGTGGATGTGAATTCATCAACGATGTTTCAGACCGGATATACGGTCGTTCCCAAAGTGCAAACACAATACGGAGCGGGAGATGCAGGGAAGTATGCATATATCGATGGCTCGGGTGGTGGCGTGGAAGGCGCCGGCTGGATTTGGGGACCACGGCTGGATCAGCGAGATCCCAATACTCCCAGCGGGTTTGTTGAATTGCCCCAATACAACAGTCCGTATGATCCTGATCAAAATTATACGGTTACATTCGCAGATGGTACGACTGCTACAAGTCACTACAAACCAATACCATGGGTATCCAAGGGAAGTAATAATATAAAGAACTTCTTCCGGACCGGTATACTATCTACTAATTCGGTAGCTGCCTCAGCGGGTAGTGATAAAGGATCTTACCGTGTATCTGCCAATCATATCTATCAGAGAGGTGTTGTTCCGAATACAGAAGTTAATAATTCCAGCTTTTCTATTGGAGGAACATATGCACTTACAAAACAATTGAATGTAGATGCTAAACTGACCTACAATAAAGAATATTCTGCCAACTATCCCACGGTCGGTTATGGCCCTCCCAATATCCTTTATAATCTGTTGTTATGGATCGGGCCGGACATTGATATAACCGATCTGAAAAACTATTGGGTGAAAGGGAAGGAAGGGTTACAGCAACGAAACTACAATTTGTCCTGGTATAACAATCCTTATTTTGTTGCAAATGAATTGCTGAACGGCTATAAGAAGGATAACAGTTTTGGACAGGTTACTTTTGATTACCAGATCGGGCGAGACTTTTCTTTAAAATTCCGGAACGGATTTAATCAGTATTCAGAGGTTTCGGATCTTAAAGAACCCTATAGCTATATTGCTTACAGCTATATTTCGAAAGGTAACTACAGTGTAACAAACAGCACCTATTTCGATATTGCCAGTGATCTGATCTTAAATTATAAACACCGGTTCAGTGATAACTTTAATATTAATGCCACAGCCGGTGGCGCCAATACCTACAGGAATTTTAAATCGGCTTTCGCCACAACCGACGGGTTATCAATTCCAGGATTATACAATTTGAATAACTCGCAGAATCCGTTAAAGGGGTCGAATAACCTGCAGGAACGCCGGACAGCCAGCTTATATGCCACACTTGATATTGAAACTCTCAAATTCCTGTATTTTTCGTTTACCGGTCGGTATGATAAAGCATCCACTATGCCTGTTGATAATAACGCCTATTTCTACCCGTCGGCAGGTATTTCAGCGGTACTGTCCGACGCACTGAAATTACCGGATTTTATTTCCTTTTTAAAAACCCGGGCTTCATGGGCAAAGGTAAACACAGGATTCATCGATAAAAATGATGCTTATGCACACCTGCTTACCTATGGAATAGGCCCCAAGTGGAATAACGTCCCTTCCCTGGTATGGCCGAATACCTATATTTCAGCTGACCTGATCCCCTCAACAGTGGAATCCGGCGAGTATGGACTGGCATTGGGGCTGTTGAAAAACAGGATCAATATTGATGCTACTTTTTTCAGAAACAAGGAATACAATGGATTTACCACCGTTCGTCAATCCCTGGCAAGCGGTTATTCGGGTCTGTTCCAGAATGCGGATGTTTATGTACGCAAGGGATGGGAATTTGTAGTAAGCGGCAGCCCCGTCCAGAACGCTGCTTTCCGGTGGGAAACAACATTGAACTTTAGCAACAGTCATTTGTGGCTTAAAGATGCTACCTTAAATCCGGAAGGATTTGTGGGAAACATAAAAGAAGGAGACCGTACAGACAGGGTGTTTATTACCAATTCACAAACTCCCGATGGACAAGCGATCTATAAATCAAACGGATTTGAATCCTTTGATGCGAACCCGCATTTTTTTGGTAACAGTGATGCGAAGTGGATCTATGGATGGCAGAACACCTTCAGATATAAAGACGTGTCATTGAGCTTTTCTTTTGATGGAAGGCTGGGTGGTCTGATTTACTCCACTACCAATCAGAAAATGTGGTGGGGAGGTACTTCACCCGGTACGGTTAACCAGTACCGTGACGATGCCAACGCAGGTAAAGCAACTTACGTTGGCCCGGGAGTGGTAGTAACGGAGGGCGAAGTGACATATGACAGACGTGGACAAATTATTTCCGATACCAGGAAATATGCACCCAACACAACTGCTGTTAACTATATCACCTTTATGCAAAGTACCAGCGGCGGAATGTTGAATAACTATTTCTTTTATGAAGGCACCTATTTGAAAATGCGGGAGCTGGTCCTTACTTATAACCTGCCTGCAAACTGGATAAAGCGCGTCTTTAAATCGGCATCTGTTTCTCTGATCGGTAACAACCTGTTCATACTTTCCAAACTGCCTAATGTGGATCCTGATGCGGAGCGCGATGACTTACAAACACCTTCTATGAGAAGTATGGGTATTAACATTAATCTTAAATTTTAA
- a CDS encoding DUF1360 domain-containing protein — translation MHYFIVSILAVWRITHLIARENGPFDVVLFLRRKAGRGFWGKLMDCFYCLSIWISLPAGWWLGGHWWEQVLYWLAVSGAACLLEKITEGNNIPFYKED, via the coding sequence ATGCATTATTTTATAGTGTCCATATTAGCGGTCTGGAGGATCACCCATCTGATTGCCAGAGAAAACGGACCATTCGATGTGGTGCTCTTCCTTCGCAGGAAGGCCGGGCGTGGTTTTTGGGGAAAGCTGATGGATTGTTTCTACTGCCTGAGTATATGGATCTCTTTGCCTGCAGGATGGTGGCTGGGCGGGCATTGGTGGGAGCAGGTATTGTACTGGCTGGCTGTTTCAGGAGCTGCCTGTCTCCTGGAGAAAATAACGGAGGGAAATAATATCCCCTTTTATAAAGAAGACTGA
- a CDS encoding alkaline phosphatase family protein produces the protein MKVKIFIIIGMLMCSATVFGQRAKKVVFVIADGIPADVLESVATPHMDAIARSGRYLRAYVGGGKGTYSETPTISAVGYNSLLTGTWANKHNVWDNDIAAPNYHYPTIFRLFKDQYPQKKIAVFSSWLDNRTKLVGDGLPETNKIRVDIAADGYEHDTIHFPKTGPVHRMHRIDEEVTDKAVQSIRKEAPDLSWIYLEYTDDMGHAHGDSPQFYEAVEMLDKQMGRVWDAIRYRQDKFKEDWMIIITTDHGRSEADGKGHGGQSARQRSTWMITSNPALNTYPDHYIPGVVDIFPSVARYINITIPPAAGRELDGVPMIGKVSLADMKVNYFQNKLDITWMPLDPAEQGQVKVWITTTNNVKTGGADDYKLAGVAALGQKHLTVDVKDLPSGFYKVVLEGAHNTLNRWVMPAEKK, from the coding sequence ATGAAAGTGAAGATTTTTATTATTATTGGAATGTTGATGTGTTCGGCAACGGTATTTGGGCAACGGGCAAAAAAAGTGGTGTTTGTGATCGCTGACGGAATCCCGGCAGATGTACTGGAATCGGTGGCCACACCGCATATGGATGCCATCGCCCGTTCCGGCCGCTATCTCAGAGCCTATGTGGGAGGTGGTAAAGGCACTTATTCCGAAACACCTACCATTTCTGCTGTTGGTTATAACAGCCTGCTTACAGGTACATGGGCTAATAAACACAATGTATGGGATAATGATATCGCAGCGCCCAATTATCACTATCCTACAATTTTCCGGTTGTTCAAAGATCAGTATCCGCAGAAAAAGATCGCCGTGTTTTCAAGCTGGCTGGATAATCGTACCAAGCTGGTGGGAGATGGGCTTCCGGAGACCAATAAGATACGCGTGGATATTGCTGCAGACGGTTATGAACATGATACAATACATTTTCCCAAGACAGGGCCGGTACACCGAATGCACCGGATCGACGAGGAGGTAACCGATAAGGCAGTGCAAAGCATCCGGAAGGAAGCCCCCGACCTTTCCTGGATCTACCTGGAATATACAGATGATATGGGGCATGCCCATGGCGACTCCCCACAGTTCTATGAGGCGGTGGAAATGCTGGACAAACAAATGGGCCGGGTATGGGACGCTATCCGGTACCGCCAGGATAAGTTTAAGGAAGACTGGATGATCATCATCACGACGGATCACGGGCGCTCGGAGGCAGATGGCAAAGGGCATGGCGGTCAGTCTGCCCGGCAGCGCAGCACCTGGATGATCACCAGTAATCCGGCATTAAATACGTATCCGGATCATTATATACCGGGTGTGGTAGATATTTTCCCGTCTGTTGCACGTTATATAAATATAACGATACCCCCGGCCGCAGGACGCGAACTGGACGGTGTGCCGATGATTGGAAAAGTATCCCTGGCAGATATGAAAGTGAATTATTTCCAGAACAAGCTGGACATTACCTGGATGCCTCTTGATCCGGCTGAGCAGGGCCAGGTGAAAGTGTGGATAACAACAACCAATAATGTAAAGACGGGAGGAGCCGATGACTACAAACTGGCCGGAGTGGCGGCCCTCGGGCAAAAGCACCTTACGGTTGATGTAAAAGACCTGCCTTCCGGTTTTTATAAGGTAGTACTGGAAGGTGCACACAATACTTTGAACCGGTGGGTAATGCCCGCTGAAAAAAAATAA
- a CDS encoding TPM domain-containing protein, whose amino-acid sequence MMHLRRFLFYLPLLLLLGVPVMAQKKWTVKEVPDPKAQPGFNYVSNPDGVLSSSTVDVINTTLKRLEDETTDQVAVVVLNSIGKKVPRDFAIELLRLWGVGRKDRNNGVLVLLVMDQRRMEFEVGYGLEGRLTDLTSKQIQEDYMIPYAKQGDYDAALLHGIEQVCSVLSGQPVETGSGETDFPVDAPVVAAPYSSSPNPGSGGSSGDLFTLYKKHVGWGGFWVLLFFVIFFVSGFAGLFKKRAKNDFFFSARPWWFPVLKPLCCYVGPALLLFVVAGVPINIFTGLAFFYLSGLAAISFTVFWLLRCLRREEQKGTEDDLLYLYARQLDQRWKQSSVAGKLFSFPLNRYRAEVRQYLVRLKQGMVISNAGKEMRLLSEVQDDAYLTKAQQLEEQLKSMDYDVWAEKDGKDFKLHGVLLSSKYSNCPKCNTMAYFMASDNTIEPATYSSSGVGVKIYNCKFCRYEQRNEYTIPRKSRESSSSGSSGGSWSSSGSSSSGSSWGGGSSGGGGAGSSW is encoded by the coding sequence ATGATGCACCTGAGACGCTTTCTGTTTTATTTGCCGCTGTTATTATTATTAGGTGTGCCGGTTATGGCGCAAAAAAAATGGACCGTCAAAGAAGTGCCGGACCCAAAAGCACAACCCGGCTTTAATTATGTAAGTAACCCGGACGGTGTGCTGAGCAGCAGCACTGTTGATGTGATCAACACGACACTGAAGCGCCTGGAGGATGAGACCACTGACCAGGTAGCTGTAGTGGTGTTGAATTCGATCGGGAAAAAAGTACCACGGGATTTTGCAATCGAATTATTGCGGCTTTGGGGTGTTGGCCGGAAAGACAGGAACAACGGTGTATTGGTCCTTTTGGTAATGGATCAGCGGCGGATGGAATTTGAAGTAGGCTATGGCCTGGAGGGAAGACTGACGGATCTGACATCGAAGCAGATACAGGAAGACTACATGATTCCCTATGCAAAACAGGGCGATTATGATGCTGCATTGCTTCATGGAATAGAACAGGTATGCAGCGTCCTCTCCGGGCAGCCGGTAGAAACAGGATCCGGTGAAACGGATTTCCCGGTGGATGCTCCGGTTGTTGCGGCACCTTACAGCAGTTCGCCGAACCCGGGAAGCGGCGGATCTTCGGGAGATCTTTTCACACTTTACAAAAAACATGTGGGCTGGGGTGGCTTCTGGGTGTTATTGTTCTTTGTGATTTTTTTTGTGTCGGGATTTGCCGGTCTTTTTAAGAAAAGAGCCAAGAATGATTTCTTTTTTTCTGCGCGTCCCTGGTGGTTCCCGGTGCTGAAGCCTTTGTGTTGCTACGTAGGACCGGCTCTTCTCCTGTTTGTGGTGGCAGGTGTACCGATCAATATCTTTACAGGGCTGGCTTTTTTTTATTTATCAGGGCTTGCTGCGATCAGTTTTACCGTATTCTGGCTATTGCGTTGCCTGCGTCGTGAAGAGCAAAAAGGAACAGAAGATGACCTGTTGTATCTCTATGCACGCCAGCTGGATCAACGGTGGAAACAATCATCGGTTGCGGGTAAACTCTTTTCCTTTCCGCTCAACCGGTATCGCGCTGAAGTAAGGCAATACCTCGTGCGACTGAAGCAGGGGATGGTGATCAGCAATGCGGGTAAAGAGATGCGGTTATTGAGCGAAGTGCAGGATGATGCCTATCTTACTAAAGCACAGCAACTGGAGGAGCAGTTGAAATCAATGGACTACGATGTATGGGCGGAGAAAGACGGAAAGGATTTCAAACTTCATGGTGTTTTGCTCAGCAGCAAATACAGTAATTGTCCCAAATGCAATACCATGGCCTATTTTATGGCATCGGACAATACCATTGAGCCGGCCACTTATTCCAGCAGCGGGGTAGGTGTAAAGATCTACAATTGTAAATTTTGTCGTTACGAGCAGCGCAATGAATATACGATACCCAGAAAAAGCAGGGAATCTTCTTCATCCGGCAGTTCCGGTGGTTCATGGAGCAGCTCCGGCTCTTCCAGTTCCGGCAGCAGCTGGGGTGGAGGCAGTTCCGGTGGTGGCGGCGCCGGCAGCAGCTGGTAG
- the fabG gene encoding 3-oxoacyl-ACP reductase FabG codes for MNWALVTGGSRGIGSAICIQLAKQGFNILINYKGNKEKATATLAEVKKAGSNGELLAFDVADRASVQQALGSWMEAHPENIIEVLVNNAGIKDDVLLMWMKDEQWDGVLNTSLGGFFNVTRLVVNSMLRQRYGRIINVVSLSGLKGLAGQTNYSAAKGGVIAATKALAQEVGKRNITVNAVAPGFIKTDMTEDIDESQMKQLIPANRFGIPEEVAHAVGFFATKEAAYITGQVLSINGGLYT; via the coding sequence ATGAACTGGGCATTAGTAACCGGCGGCTCCCGCGGCATAGGAAGTGCGATCTGCATACAGCTGGCCAAACAGGGCTTTAATATACTCATCAATTACAAAGGCAATAAGGAAAAAGCAACGGCCACCCTGGCCGAAGTTAAAAAAGCGGGGAGCAATGGAGAATTGCTGGCCTTTGATGTAGCGGACAGGGCTTCTGTACAGCAAGCACTCGGGAGCTGGATGGAAGCACACCCGGAAAACATCATTGAAGTACTGGTGAACAATGCCGGTATTAAGGACGATGTGTTGTTGATGTGGATGAAGGACGAACAATGGGATGGAGTGCTGAATACCAGTCTCGGCGGCTTTTTTAATGTTACCCGGCTGGTGGTAAACAGCATGCTGCGCCAGCGCTACGGCCGCATTATCAATGTGGTTTCCCTTTCAGGTTTAAAGGGATTAGCCGGTCAGACGAATTATTCCGCCGCTAAGGGGGGCGTCATCGCCGCCACCAAGGCACTGGCCCAGGAAGTCGGCAAACGGAATATCACCGTAAATGCGGTGGCTCCCGGCTTTATCAAAACGGATATGACAGAAGACATCGACGAAAGCCAGATGAAACAGCTCATCCCTGCCAACCGCTTTGGCATACCAGAGGAAGTGGCCCATGCTGTCGGTTTCTTTGCCACCAAAGAAGCTGCTTATATTACCGGGCAGGTGCTTTCTATTAATGGGGGATTGTATACTTAA
- a CDS encoding SusD/RagB family nutrient-binding outer membrane lipoprotein, translated as MKYISYIYIAALIIAFASCKKFEYFQTNPNNPVLADPALLLTNIELSSFATISPSASLSSRHLVYTQGASGAQYYDWTRADMSYPNIAQVVRMEQEAARVGKLNYRYIGKFFRAYYVINMTQRFGDIPYSQMMRSITDNNFTDSAVIRPVYDKQRDIYLGVLNDLKIASDSLSANGIEIGGDLIYNGDITKWKKLINSFALRVLMSLSRKEADAGLDIKQRFNEIVSNSSKYPLFGSNTDNGQLKYYDITGNRYPYYNDNSMKTDYYLDSSFVRILKQLKDPRLFVYGQPLTTSLAIREFDSYDGLVGSAPLAYNTAKKGQGKASQINRRFAYEAVNEPSVLMAYSEVQFLLAEGAVRGWISGNADEYYENGIKAAMQFSNFNYPSIPGVTYVGQQYTDAEIENYLKQTVIGLKAGTEIEQIITQKYISMFMNTGLQPFYENRRTGFPLFEVKGAGIVNKVNGSNAVPKRWMYPLDEVNNNGANLQNAIKSQYPDGDNINGIMWLIQ; from the coding sequence ATGAAATACATTAGCTATATATATATTGCGGCGCTCATTATAGCATTTGCCTCCTGTAAAAAGTTTGAATATTTTCAGACAAACCCCAATAATCCCGTGCTTGCTGATCCTGCATTGTTGCTGACCAACATTGAGTTGTCAAGTTTTGCTACGATCTCTCCGAGCGCTTCATTAAGCAGCCGGCACTTGGTGTATACCCAGGGTGCAAGTGGTGCTCAGTACTACGACTGGACGCGGGCTGATATGAGTTATCCGAACATAGCGCAGGTTGTCCGGATGGAACAGGAGGCCGCACGTGTTGGGAAACTTAATTACCGTTACATCGGAAAATTTTTTAGAGCCTATTATGTGATCAACATGACACAACGATTTGGTGATATTCCTTATTCCCAAATGATGCGATCGATAACGGATAATAATTTCACCGACTCGGCGGTGATAAGACCTGTTTATGACAAGCAACGGGATATCTACCTTGGAGTGTTGAATGATTTAAAGATCGCCAGCGATTCTTTGTCGGCCAATGGGATCGAAATCGGAGGGGATCTTATTTATAACGGCGATATTACCAAATGGAAAAAACTCATTAATTCATTTGCTTTGCGGGTTTTGATGAGCCTGTCTAGGAAGGAGGCCGATGCGGGGCTCGACATAAAACAACGTTTTAATGAGATCGTCTCCAATTCTTCAAAGTATCCCCTGTTTGGTTCTAATACCGATAACGGACAATTAAAATACTATGATATTACCGGTAACCGATATCCATATTATAATGATAATTCAATGAAGACGGACTATTACCTTGACAGCTCGTTTGTCAGGATTCTGAAACAACTGAAGGACCCCCGTCTTTTTGTGTATGGGCAACCGCTGACCACATCCCTTGCTATCAGAGAGTTTGATTCCTATGACGGATTGGTGGGTAGTGCGCCGCTTGCTTATAATACCGCCAAAAAAGGACAGGGCAAGGCGTCTCAGATAAACCGGCGTTTTGCTTATGAGGCAGTAAACGAACCCAGTGTATTAATGGCTTATTCAGAAGTACAGTTTCTTCTGGCAGAAGGAGCTGTCAGGGGCTGGATTAGTGGCAATGCCGATGAATATTACGAGAACGGAATAAAAGCAGCAATGCAATTTTCCAATTTTAATTATCCCTCCATACCGGGTGTTACATATGTTGGTCAGCAATACACAGATGCAGAGATAGAAAACTATCTGAAACAGACAGTGATCGGCCTGAAAGCCGGAACAGAGATCGAACAGATTATTACGCAAAAGTACATTAGTATGTTTATGAACACAGGTCTTCAGCCTTTTTATGAAAATCGCCGTACCGGATTCCCGTTGTTTGAGGTAAAAGGTGCAGGAATCGTAAATAAAGTAAATGGATCAAATGCAGTTCCCAAGCGCTGGATGTATCCTCTGGATGAGGTAAACAACAATGGTGCGAATCTTCAGAATGCAATTAAAAGCCAGTATCCCGATGGAGATAATATAAATGGGATCATGTGGTTGATACAATAA
- a CDS encoding RDD family protein: protein MNQESTTSQESSLFENEIIYTRASSGKRLLNLVIYIIVFYALIFILALFMVSLSPETTISFQSDDLGSFLLMNLIYSAIYALYMGAMEAVLKGKSPGKYITGTLAVNNDGTPISARTAFLRGFSRAVPFCAFSALDTPCDPWQDRWTNTMVIDQNRS from the coding sequence ATGAACCAGGAATCAACAACCAGCCAGGAATCATCTCTGTTTGAGAACGAAATCATCTATACCCGTGCCAGCTCGGGAAAGCGATTGCTGAATTTAGTAATATACATCATCGTTTTCTATGCACTGATCTTTATACTGGCGCTTTTTATGGTGTCACTTTCTCCGGAAACCACTATTTCTTTCCAATCCGATGACCTTGGATCGTTTTTACTCATGAACCTTATTTATTCCGCAATATACGCGCTTTATATGGGCGCCATGGAAGCCGTTTTAAAGGGCAAATCCCCTGGAAAATATATAACAGGGACCCTTGCGGTTAACAACGACGGAACACCCATTTCCGCGCGAACTGCATTTTTACGCGGATTCAGCAGGGCTGTGCCTTTTTGTGCGTTCAGTGCATTAGACACTCCCTGCGATCCCTGGCAGGACCGGTGGACAAATACCATGGTAATTGATCAGAACAGAAGCTAA
- a CDS encoding CBU_0592 family membrane protein, whose product MWHYSLFISGHNMSSVMGWVGSIAYLLAYLFLSLNKLKPERPMYHLLNMIGALGLILHAAQLNDYPNLVVNVAWGIIAVMALVFIIRRQQNP is encoded by the coding sequence ATGTGGCACTATTCTCTTTTTATTTCGGGTCATAACATGTCCTCGGTAATGGGATGGGTGGGCAGTATTGCCTACCTGCTGGCCTACTTGTTTTTAAGTCTGAATAAACTGAAACCGGAAAGACCCATGTATCATTTGCTGAACATGATCGGTGCGCTGGGACTGATCCTGCATGCGGCGCAGCTGAACGACTATCCGAACCTGGTGGTCAATGTGGCCTGGGGCATCATTGCCGTTATGGCCCTTGTATTTATTATCAGGAGGCAGCAGAACCCGTAA